One segment of Fibrobacter succinogenes DNA contains the following:
- the lysS gene encoding lysine--tRNA ligase encodes MAMQDMNDQVQARLAKLDKFKEMGVEAYPHKFNRTHDSKVLKENKEALMVTKEPVAFAGRVVRFNRKGKMCFMHLKDRYGRLQVVVARDEVGEENYEIVKMTDLGDFIGVNGTMFETQSGEYSVRAEKVTMLSKAVRPLPVAKEKIDENGNKVVFNEFADVDTRYRQRYIDMALNDDVKEVFIKRSKIMQAIREYLIEKGFIEVETPTLQPIYGGANARPFTTHHNACDMTLYLRVAPELYLKRCIVGGMEKVFEFSKNFRNEGMDRTHSPEFTGLEFYEAYADYNDMMVHFENIYERACIAANGTTKIEYQGKEIDFKAPWPRYSMIEAIEKFGGLKVNEMSDDEIKAKMEELGGHLDGEFSRGRGILELFELTVEDKLIQPTFIKDMPTESTPLCKKHRTIEGLIEQFEPYANGWELGNAYTELNDPIRQRELLEDQVRRGRGGEGETHPMDENFMHAIESGLPPTGGVGFGIDRMVMLLTNQQTIRDVQLFPLMKPET; translated from the coding sequence ATGGCAATGCAAGATATGAATGACCAGGTGCAGGCTCGCTTGGCTAAGCTCGACAAGTTCAAGGAAATGGGTGTAGAGGCTTATCCTCACAAGTTTAACAGGACCCACGATTCCAAGGTTTTGAAGGAAAACAAGGAAGCCTTGATGGTGACGAAGGAACCGGTGGCATTTGCTGGCCGCGTGGTTCGTTTCAATCGCAAGGGCAAGATGTGCTTTATGCACTTGAAGGATCGTTATGGTCGCTTGCAGGTTGTCGTTGCCCGTGACGAGGTGGGCGAAGAAAACTACGAAATCGTGAAGATGACCGACCTCGGTGACTTCATTGGCGTGAACGGTACGATGTTCGAAACGCAGAGTGGTGAATACTCTGTGCGTGCCGAAAAGGTCACGATGCTTTCGAAGGCTGTGCGCCCGCTCCCGGTCGCTAAGGAAAAGATTGACGAAAACGGCAACAAGGTCGTGTTCAACGAATTTGCCGACGTCGATACTCGTTACCGCCAGCGTTACATCGACATGGCCCTGAACGACGACGTGAAGGAAGTCTTCATCAAGCGTTCCAAGATCATGCAGGCTATCCGCGAATACCTCATCGAAAAGGGATTCATCGAAGTCGAAACCCCGACGCTCCAGCCGATTTACGGTGGTGCAAACGCCCGTCCGTTCACCACGCACCACAACGCTTGCGACATGACACTTTACTTGCGCGTTGCTCCGGAACTTTACCTCAAACGCTGCATCGTGGGCGGCATGGAAAAGGTTTTCGAATTCTCCAAGAACTTCCGCAACGAAGGCATGGACCGCACCCATAGCCCGGAATTCACCGGCCTCGAATTCTACGAAGCTTATGCCGACTACAACGACATGATGGTTCACTTCGAAAACATTTATGAACGCGCTTGCATTGCTGCAAATGGCACCACCAAGATTGAATATCAGGGCAAGGAAATCGACTTTAAGGCTCCGTGGCCGCGCTACAGCATGATCGAAGCTATCGAAAAGTTCGGCGGCCTCAAGGTGAACGAAATGAGCGATGACGAAATCAAGGCCAAGATGGAAGAGCTGGGCGGTCACCTCGATGGCGAATTCTCTCGCGGTCGTGGCATTCTCGAACTCTTCGAATTGACTGTTGAAGACAAGCTTATCCAGCCGACATTCATCAAGGACATGCCCACCGAAAGCACTCCGCTCTGCAAGAAGCACCGCACTATCGAAGGCCTTATCGAACAGTTCGAACCGTATGCAAACGGCTGGGAACTCGGTAACGCTTACACCGAACTTAACGACCCGATCCGTCAGCGCGAACTTTTGGAAGACCAGGTCCGCCGTGGCCGCGGTGGTGAAGGTGAAACGCATCCGATGGATGAAAACTTCATGCATGCCATCGAATCTGGCTTGCCGCCGACGGGCGGCGTGGGCTTCGGCATCGACCGCATGGTCATGCTCCTCACGAACCAGCAGACCATTCGCGACGTGCAACTGTTCCCGCTCATGAAACCGGAAACGTAA
- a CDS encoding LTA synthase family protein produces the protein MIKKILSTHYYWIAISAILIIGRISLLCSLYFFKNPFGGPVVENVNKFLWHSIYVESGVVMALMTCFILASFWIRGKGLTVLKAFIVILGSLYVITSGIDDEVQRWMFQKFTPSFISVYLTAFADTSIVLDVFSGDAFHFILTIVLCTLFSALLAIVTVKADFRQIMQRPLKKNQLMVFAISFLLAVVGCTSFWWFNPLPRRQVRIKPVFYSFVSEFISTLDARHAPENYREGVIALGGNPDAEYPFWKNAENETQSLENFKLKSLDEKPDIILFTIESLRGWTSDMRIGSSCKTFPHLCKLALEGLYFPNTHSVGAPSIEGLLGIMEGILSHPYVVFLNNYPTTRMRSLPEILRDAGYHTEVLMGTDPRFANEEVWFKQWFDYVEFIDNSNDVTLANRFIEHYKERPEGKPLFYHWMSRSMHVPFKLPKDMGPTPDDPAVAYMRAAVYMDSALGIIMNAVENGPRANNTLFVLTGDHSFPTGKQAHLAEKLGKINDGHSWISLLFKGPNIKPQLATQQVSQADIASSILGYLNLDVSNHFMGIDLLSERDSLSTKKLPSVFSFEYGDMGMWVDSMTYYLSPIQGNNQAVALKTYLEPAWDTTQLVDGFVQAAPTEISAEELEAKTKTMRAVANAWKYLIYKNKLRPPK, from the coding sequence ATGATTAAAAAAATTTTAAGTACCCATTATTATTGGATTGCCATTTCTGCCATTTTAATAATCGGAAGAATATCTCTCCTTTGTTCTTTGTACTTTTTTAAGAATCCATTTGGCGGTCCAGTCGTAGAAAACGTAAATAAGTTCTTATGGCATTCTATTTACGTAGAATCTGGGGTCGTCATGGCTTTGATGACTTGCTTTATTCTGGCGTCTTTTTGGATTCGCGGTAAAGGGTTGACCGTCTTAAAAGCGTTTATTGTAATTCTTGGTTCTCTATATGTTATTACATCTGGTATTGATGACGAAGTCCAACGTTGGATGTTTCAAAAATTTACGCCTTCTTTTATTAGTGTTTATTTAACGGCATTTGCTGACACGTCTATTGTTTTAGATGTTTTTTCGGGAGATGCGTTTCATTTTATTCTGACCATTGTTCTTTGCACATTGTTCAGTGCTTTGCTTGCTATAGTTACGGTCAAGGCGGATTTCCGTCAAATTATGCAAAGACCTCTTAAGAAAAATCAGTTAATGGTTTTCGCCATTTCATTTCTTTTGGCTGTTGTCGGCTGTACATCTTTTTGGTGGTTTAATCCGTTGCCGCGAAGACAGGTTCGCATTAAGCCTGTCTTTTATTCATTTGTAAGTGAATTTATCAGCACTCTTGATGCTCGGCATGCTCCTGAAAATTATCGCGAAGGCGTTATTGCTCTTGGCGGGAATCCCGATGCTGAATACCCATTTTGGAAAAATGCAGAAAACGAAACTCAGTCTCTTGAAAACTTTAAATTAAAATCTCTTGACGAAAAACCGGATATTATTTTGTTCACTATCGAAAGTTTGCGCGGTTGGACAAGCGATATGCGCATCGGTTCCAGTTGCAAGACTTTTCCTCATTTGTGCAAGCTTGCTCTCGAAGGTCTTTATTTCCCTAACACGCATAGCGTGGGAGCCCCTTCCATCGAAGGTTTGCTCGGAATCATGGAAGGCATCCTAAGTCATCCTTATGTCGTGTTTTTAAACAATTATCCTACGACACGGATGAGGTCGTTACCTGAAATTTTGCGTGATGCTGGCTACCACACGGAAGTTTTGATGGGGACTGATCCCAGATTTGCTAACGAAGAAGTTTGGTTTAAGCAGTGGTTTGATTATGTAGAATTTATTGACAATAGTAATGATGTCACGCTTGCAAATCGTTTCATTGAACATTACAAGGAACGACCTGAAGGTAAGCCGTTGTTCTATCATTGGATGAGCCGCAGTATGCACGTTCCCTTCAAACTGCCTAAAGATATGGGGCCCACTCCGGATGACCCTGCTGTAGCTTACATGCGAGCCGCTGTTTACATGGATAGCGCTCTTGGTATTATTATGAATGCTGTTGAAAACGGTCCAAGGGCGAATAATACTTTGTTTGTCTTGACGGGCGATCACTCTTTCCCGACAGGTAAACAAGCCCACCTCGCAGAAAAGCTTGGAAAAATCAATGATGGTCACTCTTGGATTTCACTCCTATTTAAGGGTCCAAACATAAAGCCCCAGCTGGCAACTCAGCAAGTATCGCAAGCGGACATAGCTTCTTCTATTCTCGGCTATCTCAATTTAGATGTGTCGAATCATTTTATGGGAATAGATTTGCTAAGTGAACGTGACAGTCTTTCGACAAAGAAATTGCCTTCCGTGTTTTCCTTTGAGTATGGCGATATGGGAATGTGGGTAGATTCCATGACCTATTATCTTTCTCCTATACAAGGGAACAATCAAGCCGTTGCTTTAAAGACGTACTTGGAACCCGCTTGGGATACAACGCAGTTGGTCGATGGATTTGTTCAGGCGGCTCCTACCGAAATTTCGGCAGAAGAATTGGAGGCAAAGACAAAAACGATGCGTGCCGTTGCCAATGCTTGGAAGTATCTGATATATAAAAACAAGCTCAGACCGCCTAAGTAA
- a CDS encoding DNA-deoxyinosine glycosylase: protein MAIKKSQSRNVKNTRTRVTHEFPALFDANSEVLLLGSIPSPKSREQGFYYGHPQNRFWKVLASVLNEPLPATIDEKRAMLLKHHIALWDVLDSCTIIGASDTSIEDVVPNDIASLIAKTKIKRIFCTGATAHKLYEKYCEKAAGIKAIKLPSTSPANCAVKFETLMEAYQVVCRN from the coding sequence ATGGCAATCAAGAAGTCGCAATCCAGAAACGTTAAGAATACGAGGACTCGGGTAACGCATGAGTTTCCCGCACTTTTCGACGCCAATTCGGAGGTTCTTTTGCTCGGTTCCATTCCCTCGCCCAAATCGCGCGAACAGGGATTTTACTACGGGCATCCGCAAAACCGCTTCTGGAAAGTTCTCGCAAGCGTCTTGAACGAACCGCTCCCCGCGACCATCGACGAAAAACGCGCCATGCTCTTGAAGCACCACATTGCGCTTTGGGACGTTCTCGACAGTTGCACCATCATTGGCGCAAGCGACACAAGCATCGAAGACGTCGTACCAAACGACATTGCATCGCTTATCGCGAAAACAAAAATCAAGCGCATCTTTTGCACAGGCGCCACCGCCCACAAACTCTATGAAAAGTATTGCGAAAAAGCAGCTGGAATCAAGGCCATAAAACTCCCCTCCACCTCCCCCGCCAACTGCGCCGTTAAATTCGAAACGCTCATGGAAGCGTATCAAGTTGTCTGTAGAAATTAG
- a CDS encoding peptide chain release factor 3 — MNPEIEKRRTFAIVSHPDAGKTTITEKFLWYGNVIREAGHVRAKANKSYTVSDWMKIEQQRGISVSSSVLNFPFEGCMFNLVDTPGHQDFCEDTYRALTAVDAALVLIDSVNGVEKQTIRLMNVCRMRHTPIITFINKMDLDGRHVLDLLDQIESVLQIKTAPFTLPIGVGKLFKGVYSIAENTFHTFNPDDGKQEIIQMDGPDDPRLVELCGENWVAQFREEYEMVTGGMDPFDHEKFLKGEMCPVFFGSAVNNFGVRQLLNAFAKLAPPPMIRDTDKRPVKPDEDAFSAFVFKIQANMDPKHRDRTAFLRICSGSFTRGEKVFHVRTGRDIRLAAPTAFLAKDKEVIDHAWAGDIVGINDPGLFRIGDTLTDGEKMNFTGIPDFAPEHFARVTLLNPLKSKQMAKGLAELSEEGATQLYEPLKSAVPVVGVVGELQFDVLKFRLQSEYGADVQLDRVPAHCIRWVKGPEADVGKFAEEYAGDCMMDKERNLVCLFPNEYRLNLALKNYERLSFAETSQG, encoded by the coding sequence ATGAATCCAGAAATTGAAAAACGCCGCACTTTCGCCATCGTCAGCCACCCTGACGCCGGTAAAACCACCATCACCGAAAAGTTCCTGTGGTACGGGAATGTGATTCGCGAGGCTGGTCATGTGCGCGCGAAGGCCAACAAGAGCTACACCGTCAGTGACTGGATGAAAATTGAACAGCAGCGTGGTATTTCGGTTTCCAGCTCCGTTTTGAACTTCCCGTTCGAAGGTTGCATGTTCAACCTCGTTGATACCCCGGGGCATCAGGATTTCTGCGAAGACACGTACCGTGCGCTTACTGCCGTGGATGCCGCTTTGGTGCTTATCGATAGCGTGAACGGTGTTGAAAAGCAGACGATTCGCTTGATGAATGTTTGCCGCATGCGCCATACGCCGATTATCACGTTCATCAACAAGATGGACTTGGATGGTCGCCATGTGCTCGACTTGCTCGACCAGATTGAAAGCGTTTTGCAGATTAAGACAGCTCCCTTTACGCTCCCCATTGGTGTGGGTAAGCTTTTCAAGGGAGTCTATTCCATTGCCGAAAATACGTTCCACACGTTCAACCCGGACGATGGCAAGCAAGAAATTATCCAGATGGATGGCCCGGACGATCCGCGTCTTGTTGAACTCTGCGGTGAAAACTGGGTCGCGCAATTCCGCGAAGAATATGAAATGGTCACGGGCGGTATGGATCCGTTCGACCATGAAAAGTTCCTGAAGGGTGAAATGTGCCCGGTGTTCTTCGGTTCTGCCGTGAACAACTTCGGTGTGCGCCAGCTTTTGAACGCTTTTGCAAAACTCGCTCCGCCGCCGATGATCCGCGACACCGACAAGCGCCCGGTCAAGCCGGACGAGGATGCTTTCAGCGCATTCGTCTTCAAGATTCAGGCCAACATGGACCCGAAACACCGCGACCGCACGGCATTCCTCCGCATTTGCTCGGGCAGCTTTACCCGTGGCGAAAAGGTTTTCCATGTGCGTACCGGTCGCGACATCCGCTTGGCCGCTCCGACCGCATTCCTCGCGAAGGACAAGGAAGTGATTGACCACGCCTGGGCGGGTGACATCGTGGGTATCAACGACCCGGGACTTTTCCGCATTGGCGATACGCTCACGGACGGCGAAAAGATGAACTTCACGGGCATCCCGGACTTTGCGCCGGAACACTTTGCCCGCGTGACGCTCTTGAACCCGCTCAAGTCGAAGCAGATGGCGAAGGGCCTTGCTGAACTTTCGGAAGAAGGTGCAACGCAGCTCTATGAACCGCTCAAGTCAGCCGTGCCTGTCGTGGGCGTGGTGGGCGAACTCCAGTTTGACGTGCTCAAGTTCCGCTTGCAGAGCGAATACGGCGCCGATGTGCAGCTCGACCGCGTGCCTGCCCATTGCATCCGCTGGGTGAAAGGCCCCGAAGCCGATGTAGGCAAGTTCGCCGAAGAATACGCCGGCGATTGCATGATGGACAAGGAACGCAATCTCGTGTGCCTGTTCCCGAACGAATACCGCCTGAATCTTGCGCTCAAAAACTACGAACGCTTGAGCTTCGCCGAAACCTCGCAGGGGTAA
- a CDS encoding LTA synthase family protein, producing the protein MHRFYWFFFALLLILGRFSLLCSLYYIKTPFGGPLVDSVNKFIWHTLYVEAGVCMSIAFVFYAISKFVRGKGIKILKIVSIVVAAVYLLLSGVDDEIMRWMGQKLSLSYLATYIFAFTDTELAANIFCGDASHFLLTAGIVVAFSAAIIVLSYKMDLALCWKSPFKKNYILLFIMFILAVAGCTSFWWFNPLSRRQVRIKPVAYSFIDNILEIISARNPPADYREGIVALRGNPNQEYPFWKEAKNEQASLDAFKSKSLEDKPDIILLTIESLRGWTNDMRVEENCKRTPNLCKLTKQSLYFPYAYSVGYPSIEGLLGIMEGVLSLPHHVLLNSYPNTRMRSISEILRDAGYHTEVLVGSDPYFDNGMVWFQKWFDYVEYKPENHSDVAIAHRFIEHYNSRPKDKPLFYHWMSCSMHVPFDLPKDMGEKPNDIDSAYMRAVVYMDSSLGILMNEIERSDRAKNTLLILTGDHSIGNSKQMSTVENVGQAADAFTWVSLLFWGLGVEPRIDSRPVSQADIPPSIIGALGLDVSNHFVGTNLLQCRDSSCTMDLPPVYSLRGGSIGLRTDSLTFLLPNVEGADPAIVLKKEHEPTWNTSEPVEGYINEEPFEIDRENLLKTTATMRAVSNAWKYVVYKNKLMPQR; encoded by the coding sequence ATGCATCGTTTTTATTGGTTCTTTTTTGCACTGCTACTGATTCTTGGTAGATTCAGTCTCCTTTGTTCCTTGTACTATATAAAGACGCCTTTTGGTGGTCCATTAGTTGATTCGGTCAATAAATTCATTTGGCACACGCTCTACGTAGAAGCAGGCGTTTGCATGTCCATCGCGTTCGTTTTTTATGCGATTTCGAAATTTGTTCGCGGTAAGGGAATAAAGATTTTAAAAATTGTATCGATTGTCGTAGCGGCAGTCTATCTGTTACTCAGCGGTGTTGATGATGAAATTATGCGTTGGATGGGGCAAAAGCTTTCGCTTTCTTACCTAGCCACTTATATTTTTGCTTTTACAGACACTGAACTTGCTGCAAATATTTTTTGTGGAGATGCATCCCATTTTCTATTGACTGCTGGAATTGTTGTCGCTTTTTCCGCTGCCATTATTGTTTTATCGTACAAAATGGATTTGGCTCTATGTTGGAAAAGTCCTTTTAAAAAGAATTACATTCTTTTGTTTATCATGTTTATCCTTGCGGTTGCTGGCTGCACGTCCTTTTGGTGGTTCAATCCGCTTTCGAGGCGGCAAGTACGCATTAAACCGGTTGCTTATAGTTTTATCGATAACATTCTTGAAATAATCAGTGCAAGAAATCCACCTGCGGATTACCGTGAAGGCATTGTTGCTCTTCGAGGAAATCCTAATCAAGAATATCCGTTCTGGAAAGAGGCTAAAAACGAGCAGGCGTCACTTGATGCGTTCAAGTCAAAAAGCTTAGAAGACAAACCTGATATTATATTACTGACCATCGAAAGTTTGCGTGGCTGGACTAACGATATGCGTGTTGAGGAAAATTGCAAGCGTACGCCCAATCTTTGCAAATTGACAAAACAGAGCTTGTATTTTCCTTATGCCTACAGCGTCGGTTATCCGTCCATTGAAGGACTACTGGGAATCATGGAAGGCGTTCTGAGCTTGCCCCATCACGTTCTTTTGAATAGTTATCCCAATACTCGAATGCGGTCGATTTCTGAAATTCTTAGAGATGCTGGCTACCATACCGAAGTTCTCGTTGGTTCGGACCCTTATTTTGACAATGGTATGGTATGGTTCCAAAAATGGTTTGATTATGTGGAATATAAACCTGAAAATCATAGCGATGTTGCAATAGCCCATCGTTTCATTGAACATTACAATTCGCGTCCCAAGGATAAACCGCTCTTTTACCATTGGATGAGTTGCAGCATGCATGTCCCTTTCGATTTACCAAAAGATATGGGGGAAAAACCTAATGATATAGACTCTGCTTACATGCGTGCCGTCGTTTATATGGACAGTTCCCTTGGAATCCTTATGAATGAAATTGAGCGGAGCGATAGGGCGAAAAATACTTTGCTAATTCTTACCGGAGACCATTCGATTGGTAATAGCAAGCAAATGTCTACTGTTGAAAATGTGGGGCAGGCCGCTGACGCTTTCACGTGGGTTTCGCTCCTGTTTTGGGGGCTTGGCGTTGAACCGCGTATAGATTCACGTCCCGTTTCGCAGGCTGATATTCCTCCGTCGATTATTGGGGCTTTGGGTCTTGATGTTTCCAATCATTTTGTGGGAACTAACTTGCTCCAATGCCGTGATTCGTCTTGCACTATGGATTTGCCGCCTGTCTATTCTCTCCGTGGGGGCAGTATAGGACTTCGAACAGATTCACTCACTTTTTTGCTTCCGAATGTTGAAGGGGCTGATCCGGCTATTGTCTTGAAAAAAGAGCATGAGCCGACTTGGAATACGTCTGAACCTGTAGAAGGCTATATAAACGAGGAACCATTCGAGATTGATCGAGAAAATCTCCTCAAGACAACGGCAACCATGCGGGCGGTATCCAATGCATGGAAATATGTTGTTTATAAGAATAAACTTATGCCACAGAGATAA